From the Glycine max cultivar Williams 82 chromosome 11, Glycine_max_v4.0, whole genome shotgun sequence genome, the window CAAGCTGGTACCATGTTTTTGAAGTCTGTTGATGACTCTGATTTTGTAAAGACAGGTGAAAAGCTTTTTGAGTTGCTTGATGCCATTGTGGAGGAAGTTGGAGAAGAGAATGTTGTTCAAGTTGTAACCGATAATGGGAACAACTATATTTTAGCGGGTAAGTTGTTGGaggagaaaagaaaacatatttattggacTCCTTGTGCAACTCATTGTATTGATTTGATGCTTGAAGATATTGGGAAGCTTCCcttaataagaaagaaaatttgaaggGGAATTAATCTAGTTAGGTTTATCTATGCCCATTCTAGTACCTTAAGTTTGTTGAGAAATTTTACAAACAAGAGTGAATTGGTGAGATATGCTATTACTAGATTTGCCACTTCTTATCTAACCTTGGAAAGGCTCCACAAAGAGAAAGCCAATATTAGAAAGATGTTTACTTTTGATGAATGGACCTTAAACAAGTTATCTAAGGATCCTAAGGGAAAAGAAGCTGAAAAGGTAGTGCTCATGCTTTCTTTTTGGAATAGTGTGGTTTACACTCTTAAAGTCATGACTCCACTTGTGAAAGTGCTTCGTCTTGTGGATGGTGAATGGAAACCAGCCATAGGCTATATTTATGAAGCAATGGACAAggcaaaagaaacaattatcaagtctttcaacaacaatgaaagcaagtacaaagatgtgtttgcaatcattgataaaaatgaaattgttaACTTCATAGGCCATTGCATGCAGCTGCCCACTTCTTAAATCCAGAGTTCTTTTATGACAACACTGatttggagtttgattttgaggtCACCAATGGTTTGTTTGATTGCATTAAGAAGTTGATTCCACAATTTGAAGTGCAACAGAAAATTCTAACCGAGTTGCATCTTTACAAGATTGGTGCTGAACACTTTGGTTCTGACTTTGCAATGgctcaaaggaaaacccattctcCTAGTAAGAAACTTTTACCATATGACAAATACAAAtactatactatttttttatgtattaatgtTATAATTCAGAATTCTAAGTTATGCTCATGGTTGGTAATTGGTATTGCAACATATTGGTGGCGAATGTTTGGGTCACAAACTCCAAATTTACAAAAACtagctattaaaattttgagtttgaCTTGCAGTGCTTCAGGATGTGAAAGAAATTGGAGTGTATTTGAGCAAGTAATTGTGACAAAACTCTaactatactttttaattttatttaattttgatggtCAAGTATTATTTGGAGTATATTTGAGATTGAAATCAgcatttatttgttatgttgtaGATTCATTCCAAAAACAGAAATAGGCTTGAGCACAAGAGGTTGCATGATTTGGTGTTTGTCAAATACAACCAACAATTGAAGCAAAGATATAATGCAagagatgaaattgatccaatttctcttaatgatattgatgtgtGCAATGAATGGCTCGTGGGAGAGATGGAtcaagatgatgataatgatgctggaaatgatttggtatttgaagatgatgatgctcTAAATTGGACAACTGTGTATGAGGCTTCGAGGGTTGAAGAGTGTAGGATGTATACTAGGCggaaaaagcaaaaaacaacAAGTGCTGCTGCTGCCCAaacttctaaaaaataggcaATGGTTGTAGGATCTTCATCAAGGAAGCAAAAAGCAGTCCAAGAAAATGATGAGGATCTAGATTTTGAGGAAAATATTGAACTTgaatctgaagaagaagaagaaatcaaggCCAATTTTGAGGCATCTGATGGagaagagggagagggagatgcTCCATTACCTTATGATAACAACGAAGATGATTATGTTGGGATTGGAGAAGATGACTAGAGCCTCAACCTTCACTTTGCACTTTGcattatgtttttatcattttcttattttgaactctttaatgagtttatttggtgttggtacttgattattgtatgaactcatgaaatttttttaacttttttagtttatttgaatgcaatccattgtgtttttttcaatttcaatgagtttatatatatgtatattttattttttttgtccgtCATGACATCCACCAtatttttatggcggatttttgGCTATCCGCCATGAACCGCCAtccgccattaacaacattgCTATGAAGTATGAACTGATTGAACGCTACACTTGAGAGACTACCGCTAGTCTGCTAGTCTGACACAACTCAATACAACAAACTATGTTTCAAGAATATGACACAGGCTTCCTTTAATACATCCATCCATccaacaaaaaatcagccaatgCTACAATTTCTAAGCATCTTTTATGATTGTTGACATCATAAATTCTACAAGAGAGACTACTGCTATGCTTTACTCTTAAtcaacaagaaaaaattaatgtaaaactAAAATTTCTGGGTAAGAAAAAGATAGGTATACATAATTTACTCTGCAAAATGAGAAATGGAAATACCAAAACATCAAAGGGACTTGTCAAAAGAActatttcaaatgaaaatgctAATAAGACAATATAACCAAACTATTAATACACTTGACCTTTTTTCTAAGTACATCCATATTCGAGCGTAGTTCTATAATGGACACAAGCTTACTTTCTAGGAATAAGTGCAGAAAATTACAAGCTGTTAAGCTCATAAATTGAACACCAAGGCATGTTCAAACCCCACTATGGCACTAATTCAACTGCCTTAATAATGACTTAATAAAGATTCATAGAATTcctttaattatcaattatgaaaatattgtcCGGAAGAGCCAGATTTAATTTCCCCCTAATTTCTTTATAAGGAAAATCCACATCCACATTATTGACAATGCAGAAAGAACAAGAAAGTCTGAAGTTATAAGGGTTTGCAAGAATATCTAAGGGAATAAAGCAATGAATTTTTGCACAATCtaacatgaaaaataatgtCTCAACACATTAAGTACTAGATTGGATATTTATAGCATAACTTAGTCgttcaaacttcaaaatgaCTCTTATCTGTGAAACTCTGAAACATTGATGTGAAAGACATCATCATAAGAGACGTTGCAGACATATTTATGTCAAGGGAAGCAGAGGAAAATACTGAATAAATTACGGTTCTATTAGGACATCCTGTTTCAAATAACTAGAAGTCTAGAACACAAAAGGGACTTTATTTCAACATCCACAAGCCATCACCTTGAGTACAAGTTGAATGTTTAGGGGGGGAGTACTGATAGGTCTGTTAGTTGAGAGCCTTAGTTAAGCTGAGTTAGAAGAAATAGATAAGGCATgttgcctataaataggaaGAGAGGCTGAGAGGAGTTATTCAGTAGGGAGTTAGTATTGTGGCTAGGAGTCCTGGATCTCTCCAATTCTGTTTATTAATAGTGTGCTCTTTGCTTAATTCGAACCAGTTTCAATGACAAGCTTGCAGCTTTGATTGTAATGGTATAACATTCTAAACTGTTTTCGAAATAATTTGCTAAAACCcagaaatatgttaaaaataaaaactgaccAGTTACACCACAATGTTCTGCACAATCAATAGCAAATGAAAAGGGAGAGAAATAAAGCAAAAACACAAACCTAAAATCCCAATAACTGTAGGTTTTTCCTTGAACCAAGAAAAACAACTTCTGCCAACTATACTGTCACATACCttatctcttctttttctcttgcaGTAAGATGTGAAGCCTTCAGTTATAAACTGAGAAAAGTGATCTCTCTCTCGCTCCTGAAAATATAAAACCATAAATACTTAATCCTCTGAAGTTCAAGAAAACTGCAACAATGTATGCGCATGGGAAACATCAAGGAAGTATCACCATTCACCTAAATGAACATACTTAAAACACCAGGCAGAGTCAAAATACTGATGAACCACCAAAAGAATTACAAATAACAAATGTCATACCATATTAAGAAGTTAATTCAAATAGCCAACAATTTGTCAATTGAATTAGAGTCAACatatttatgaaaaacaaagcaagaaaaaaaaatctaaaagcaACAAAACAGGACATTGAAGAATAATTGAAGCAAGTTCTACCAGTATGTGCAAATAGGCATGTGTTAGCCActgcaaaataaataatttaaagaaaaagtcaCAGGACTTTCTTGAATCCATTAACCAACCATTAGTACATACACCCTAAAACAAGAAACCTAAAATCCAATATTCTAAAACTTTGACAGCCTTAAAAATATATGGTAGGATCTTTCCTAATATGTTAAATATGAATAATTCTTTAAGAGATACAAATGCTAAAGAGAACtaaatcctttaaaaaaatcaacactgTTTGATAAGATCACTGAAACCCATAGAAATTAAATCAGCTTCTGATAAAATGAATAATCAGTGAAGCTAATCAGAGATTTACCTTCTACTGTAAGCAGAAGCAGAAACAGTATGGATATTTGCCACAAATAAATACTAATACAACATTATCATACCATATAATCTATGCACATCTGTCTGACCAAATCATACACTTCAGAGTCCCCATACACCTGATCTGCAACAGCTCGGAAAAGACAATTTCCATCCTCCATCATTTTTTTGACTTCATAACCTTTTGCCCTTCTGATATCAATTTCAAACTGCCGCTCCCTTTCCTGGGATAGATGTCGATATcagtttgaatttttaatacatacatacatacatatatatacatatatatgacaTAAGGGATCTCAGTAAAGGCTGTCATGCAACAGAATTACATTATCAAGGTGGACCTTTGACTTGGAGAAACTTAACAGACAAGATTGCACTAGAATAAGCAAGCATCAAGATACAACACAACATAGGGTTTCCAGCATAAGAAATGTAAAGTATAAATGATCAATAATGAAAAGAGTTTTATACAAATTAGACACATCCCCTCAATCCCTGTGTGACATAATCAGCCAATTGCAAGACAGTAGCATGTCTGTAttctaaaaagataaaaatctaGTTGACAAGCATGCCATCATATTTCAATTACTTTGTATCAATAACTAGGACGAAATACCACTATATCAATATTCTAAAAAGATAAATACCTAGTCGACAAATATGCCATCATGATATTTCAATAACTATGTATCCATAACAAGGAAAAAAATGCTAAAGGGATACTTAAATAGTCTCTTAGTTAACATGGTTATTCTCTTATAACATAGAAGAATTGGCCAATTTATCTTAGCACATTTCTTAGTCCCTTACTCCTTACTAATCTCTCCTTAGAACCAGCTCTACATTACTGCCAAAAACAGAATCATATACCAAGACTCATAGCAACATAGAAATCCAAAACACAGGCAACATTCATTTATTCATCAAGACACGTGATCAACTTACAAAATCATCATAAGATGAAACCAGGCAAGGCTTCTGCTCATCAGCACTGTTGTACCCCTCACTTTCATTATGTGACCTGGGAGAAGACGGCCTAGACCCAGCAGGCGAAGTCCTAGCCGAAACAACCGGCCACGCCCTCCTCGAGGATCCCACAATGCCGGAATTCAAACTCCCGGACACACTCCTCCTCGGATTCAAGTTCCCCGTCACGGAAGGCTTGGGAGGCGGCACAGGAGGCGGCGGGGGACAcgaaccaccaccaccaacaagGAGGGAAGAAGAATCCCCACTCGAAACCTCACTCTCCGAAACAACCCTTTCACCAACTCTAAGCCCACTCAACCCCTTCACAATCTCCTCCCTAACATCACtctcaacaacaacagcagcagccACGCCATCGTCACACGATCCATCACCCTGCTCAAAATGAACACTCTCGTCACTTTTTCCCTTATCACCACTCTCTAAAACCTCATCCGACACAACACCAACAACAACCTCGTCGCTATTCTCCGGCAAAACCGGAACCTGCGGCTCCGCCCGCGCCGAGGAATTAGAAGAAGACCCACCACCACTCCGGTTCGGGTTGGACGAAGTCGAACCACCACCGGAAGAACCCCTCTGAACCAAAACGCGAGTCATTTCAATTCACACCGTACCGTAATGCAACACAAACCCTAATTTTGGATGAATTTT encodes:
- the LOC100780250 gene encoding OVARIAN TUMOR DOMAIN-containing deubiquitinating enzyme 6 isoform X1; its protein translation is MTRVLVQRGSSGGGSTSSNPNRSGGGSSSNSSARAEPQVPVLPENSDEVVVGVVSDEVLESGDKGKSDESVHFEQGDGSCDDGVAAAVVVESDVREEIVKGLSGLRVGERVVSESEVSSGDSSSLLVGGGGSCPPPPPVPPPKPSVTGNLNPRRSVSGSLNSGIVGSSRRAWPVVSARTSPAGSRPSSPRSHNESEGYNSADEQKPCLVSSYDDFERERQFEIDIRRAKGYEVKKMMEDGNCLFRAVADQVYGDSEVYDLVRQMCIDYMERERDHFSQFITEGFTSYCKRKRRDKVYGNNVEIQAMCEMYNRPIHIYSYTTEPINIFHGSYNTDTPPIRLSYHHGNHYNSLVDPRRLTIGAGLGFSSLRGTNVDKDKVKAAIKAQQDQQINNALLAEGRFYSDLELTEKEIERMVIEVSRAEYLADSAFKQQLGNRESSTSNAEPSSSGATGSSGTDRKTEHGREHGSDLSSGMQMLLSMGFSYMQAIEAYSIFGDDVDSMVCYLLETGSSSRRKGKATE
- the LOC100780250 gene encoding OVARIAN TUMOR DOMAIN-containing deubiquitinating enzyme 6 isoform X2, coding for MTRVLVQRGSSGGGSTSSNPNRSGGGSSSNSSARAEPQVPVLPENSDEVVVGVVSDEVLESGDKGKSDESVHFEQGDGSCDDGVAAAVVVESDVREEIVKGLSGLRVGERVVSESEVSSGDSSSLLVGGGGSCPPPPPVPPPKPSVTGNLNPRRSVSGSLNSGIVGSSRRAWPVVSARTSPAGSRPSSPRSHNESEGYNSADEQKPCLVSSYDDFERERQFEIDIRRAKGYEVKKMMEDGNCLFRAVADQVYGDSEVYDLVRQMCIDYMERERDHFSQFITEGFTSYCKRKRRDKVYGNNVEIQAMCEMYNRPIHIYSYTTEPINIFHGSYNTDTPPIRLSYHHGNHYNSLVDPRRLTIGAGLGFSSLRGTNVDKDKVKAAIKAQQDQQINNALLAEGRFYSDLELTEKEIERMVIEVSRAEYLADSAFKQQLGNRESSTSNAEPSSSGARSSGTDRKTEHGREHGSDLSSGMQMLLSMGFSYMQAIEAYSIFGDDVDSMVCYLLETGSSSRRKGKATE